A part of Fusarium oxysporum Fo47 chromosome III, complete sequence genomic DNA contains:
- a CDS encoding Malate/L-lactate dehydrogenase, giving the protein MAENQDSQKFPIAASEARRFIEEVLKGNGIPSENASIIARCLVAADLRGVDTHGMNRIPSYMERLRQGVLNASAQPILTQVTPAVAQVDGQNGFGFVAAHKGMAAAIESAKVFGIGMASIKHSNHFGMSAWIVQQALDADMMSLVFTNSSPALPAFGGKSKLLGVSPIACGAPGKGPMENFILDMAPSVAARGKIYKAKRRGEKIPLDWALDAEGRPTDDPEAALGGVMLPMGGPKGSALSIMMDVFSGVLSGSAFAGHVTGPYDPSKPADVGHFLVAIKPDLFMNLDEFRERMQYLYERVVGSEKAAGVERIYFPGEIEQLAQKEREKTGIPLVQAEIDALNAEAKKVGAEPLKF; this is encoded by the coding sequence atggctgaaaATCAAGACTCCCAGAAGTTCCCAATCGCCGCCTCAGAAGCACGACGCTTCATTGAAGAAGTCCTCAAAGGCAACGGGATCCCCTCTGAGAATGCCTCCATCATCGCCCGCTGTTTAGTCGCCGCCGATCTCCGCGGCGTCGACACCCACGGCATGAACCGAATCCCCTCTTACATGGAGCGTCTCCGTCAAGGCGTCCTCAACGCCAGCGCCCAGCCAATTCTCACTCAAGTCACACCCGCCGTAGCTCAAGTCGATGGCCAAAACGGCTTCGGCTTCGTAGCAGCTCACAAGGGCATGGCAGCTGCTATTGAGTCTGCAAAGGTGTTTGGTATTGGCATGGCGAGCATCAAGCACTCTAACCATTTTGGTATGAGTGCTTGGATTGTGCAGCAGGCTCTTGATGCGgatatgatgagtttggtgTTTACAAACTCGAGTCCTGCGCTTCCTGCGTTTGGTGGAAAGAGTAAGCTATTGGGTGTTTCGCCTATTGCTTGCGGTGCGCCTGGTAAAGGACCCATGGAGAACTTCATCCTTGATATGGCGCCTTCTGTAGCTGCAAGGGGAAAGATTTACAAGGCGAAGAGAAGGGGCGAAAAGATTCCCTTGGATTGGGCACTTGATGCTGAGGGACGTCCAACAGATGATCCCGAAGCTGCTCTCGGTGGTGTCATGTTACCAATGGGTGGCCCCAAGGGTTCTGCACTGTCAATCATGATGGATGTATTCTCAGGGGTTCTTTCAGGCTCAGCCTTCGCTGGCCATGTCACTGGCCCCTACGATCCTTCCAAGCCTGCAGATGTTGGTCACTTCTTGGTAGCTATCAAGCCTGACCTCTTCATGAACCTGGATGAGTTTAGAGAAAGGATGCAGTACCTTTACGAGCGTGTAGTCGGGTCAGAAAAGGCTGCCGGGGTTGAGAGGATTTATTTCCCTGGTGAGATTGAGCAGCTGGCTCAgaaggagagggagaagaCTGGCATTCCTCTAGTGCAAGCTGAGATTGATGCGTTGAATGCTGAGGCAAAGAAGGTTGGGGCAGAACCGCTGAAATTTTAA
- a CDS encoding fungal-specific transcription factor domain-containing protein, translated as MPGARNSNGKRPHQASLPDRSAPRTRMACSRCQRLKRKCNLELPTCSNCRAAGAECVDGKSARADAAPRQYITSLTNRINWLESIVRSNCPDVDLSQGPPVYIGEAWNDTSSVVADNSTLPAPESEPVQRSSETIRNTENEPPATQPVTSTSEPTGASAMTHEIGLVSLATNQDPRYIGPSSGYFLARVLLDSASKSDDSVGRANRNAPFPIKLVEALQGPLPLPPRDTAMQLCEAYFSAINLQYPILHQHRFYDYLDMAYDEESQDPAAHFQVFMVLAIGSAVLSARTRARIPAESYCLSALQYLDELNVENSLKGIQCLVLLLIFTIHSPCVRLNVWYLNYHCIAALVDQGLQRNISMGPEYSLFNQEMRARIFWVIYSFDRIIATMMGRPIGLRDEGCELRMPLGLSDEQLVSQRQHQITEPSSDMSFAVHLFEAAKLNSEIKYIAQSIIRDTPRYAYPRVTNINDWQNAMLQRLDEWSDKIPGLGDPDMLYLRTTCQLRYHGLRMLLLRPSPAIPKPPKEALVKCHQSACESLQLFDQLYKKNLLVHSWTTFHGLVLSSITMLYCIQSVSEIARSTGVDAFMSDLSISLSILGATGEHWSGAKHSRDILDNLGKSTVRYIREKNRRSEGLRDRSAPQVNEQVIDPTLSADAWESLGQEFNSIQGSSSHMNMDDDMGFMQNQFYEGLLNETFAEYFEPTESTNLDNIVRDLFQGLIPTDSV; from the exons ATGCCCGGGGCAAGGAATTCCAACGGGAAGCGACCCCATCAAGCCTCCTTGCCTGATCGGAGTGCTCCCAGGACACGCATGGCCTGTTCCCGGTGCCAGCGGCTGAAAAGAAAG TGTAATCTAGAGTTACCCACCTGTAGCAATTGCCGTGCAGCCGGTGCTGAATGTGTCGATGGAAAATCAGCCCGTGCTGATGCGGCACCTCGACA ATACATCACGTCTTTGACGAACCGGATTAATTGGCTGGAGTCCATTGTCCGATCGAATTGTCCTGACGTCGACTTATCTCAAGGTCCGCCCGTCTATATAGGAGAAGCCTGGAACGACACCAGCTCTGTAGTTGCAGACAATTCTACTCTCCCAGCCCCAGAGTCCGAGCCCGTTCAGCGGAGCTCTGAAACTATACGAAATACTGAAAATGAGCCACCGGCAACCCAGCCGGTAACATCTACTTCGGAACCCACAGGAGCCAGTGCCATGACCCACGAGATTGGGCTGGTTTCCCTTGCTACGAACCAAGATCCACGATATATCGGCCCATCCAGTGGTTATTTCTTAGCACGAGTTTTACTAGACTCGGCATCAAAATCAGACGATAGCGTTGGTCGCGCCAATCGCAATGCACCGTTCCCTATAAAGCTGGTTGAAGCTCTCCAGGGGCCACTCCCACTCCCGCCCAGAGACACGGCAATGCAATTATGTGAGGCATACTTCAGCGCTATTAACTTACAATATCCTATTCTACATCAACATAGGTTTTACGACTACCTGGATATGGCTtatgatgaagagagccAGGACCCTGCCGCCCACTTCCAGGTCTTCATGGTTCTGGCGATAGGATCTGCTGTCCTTTCTGCTCGAACCAGAGCTCGCATACCAGCAGAATCGTACTGTCTCTCCGCACTACAATACCTCGATGAACTAAATGTCGAGAACTCGTTGAAAGGCATTCAgtgtcttgtcttgcttctcatcttcactATACACAGCCCATGCGTTCGCCTCAATGTCTGGTATCTCAACTATCACTGCATTGCTGCCTTGGTCGATCAAGGTCTCCAAAGGAACATCAGCATGGGACCAGAGTACAGTCTATTTAATCAGGAGATGCGAGCCAGGATCTTCTGGGTCATTTACTCCTTCGATCGCATCATTGCGACTATGATGGGTCGACCAATTGGACTGCGTGATGAAGGATGTGAGCTCCGT ATGCCATTGGGCCTGTCCGACGAGCAGCTTGTCAGCCAGAGGCAACATCAAATCACCGAACCGTCCAGTGACATGTCATTTGCGGTTCACTTATTCGAAGCGGCCAAACTCAACTCGGAGATCAAATACATCGCGCAAAGCATCATAAGAGACACGCCTAGATATGCTTATCCTAGAGTGACTAACATCAACGACTGGCAAAACGCCATGCTGCAGCGACTGGATGAGTGGTCAGACAAGATACCAGGTCTTGGTGACCCTGATATGTTGTATCTGCGAACGACTTGTCAGCTTCGATACCACGGTTTACGAATGCTTTTATTGAGACCTAGCCCTGCTATACCCAAGCCCCCCAAAGAAGCCTTGGTAAAGTGTCACCAAAGTGCTTGTGAAAGCCTACAACTATTTGACCAATTGTACAAGAAAAACCTGCTTGTTCATAGCTGGACTACTTTCCACGGGCTCGTTCTCAGTTCCATAACTATGTTATACTGCATCCAGTCAGTGTCAGAAATCGCCCGCTCTACGGGTGTAGACGCTTTCATGTCTGACCTGAGCATATCCCTAAGTATTCTGGGCGCTACAGGTGAACATTGGTCTGGCGCCAAACACAGTCGCGATATTCTGGATAACCTGGGCAAATCGACTGTTCGATACATCCGAGAGAAGAATAGGCGATCGGAGGGTTTGCGTGACCGTTCTGCACCACAAGTCAATGAACAGGTTATTGATCCCACACTCTCGGCAGACGCATGGGAGAGTTTGGGGCAAGAGTTCAACAGCATCCAGGGATCTTCATCCCACATGAATATGGACGACGATATGGGTTTCATGCAGAACCAATTCTACGAGGGTTTACTTAATGAGACATTCGCGGAATACTTTGAGCCAACGGAGTCGACAAATCTCGATAACATTGTTCGCGACCTGTTCCAAGGCCTTATTCCAACAGATTCAGTCTAA
- a CDS encoding HotDog domain-containing protein, translating into MSEPPSTRVQTPDVDSSEAQRTAHVQSLMDRLRAKSPIYNFIMSSAQLISTTQGSVTTRLVLNENHLNSSGNLHGAVSATIIDFTTGLAIASWDLRDTTGASVDMHISYLSAARLGDTVEIVSTADKVGGSVAFTSIRISKVEKDGGLKLVTLGQHTKYVKGSQPKTA; encoded by the coding sequence ATGTCTGAGCCACCTTCAACTCGTGTCCAAACCCCAGATGTCGACTCATCAGAAGCCCAAAGAACCGCACACGTCCAATCCCTCATGGACCGTCTGCGCGCCAAAAGCCCCATCTACAACTTCATAATGTCCTCAGCGCAACTCATCAGCACAACGCAGGGCAGTGTAACAACACGGCTCGTTCTGAACGAGAACCATCTCAACAGCAGTGGAAATCTTCACGGCGCTGTATCAGCTACTATCATTGACTTCACGACTGGTCTGGCTATTGCGAGTTGGGATCTGAGGGATACTACTGGTGCGAGTGTGGATATGCATATTAGCTATCTGAGTGCGGCGAGGTTGGGGGATACGGTTGAGATTGTTTCGACGGCGGACAAAGTTGGGGGGAGTGTGGCGTTTACGTCGATTAGGATATCaaaggttgagaaggatggGGGGCTGAAGTTGGTTACGCTTGGACAACATACTAAGTATGTGAAGGGATCACAGCCAAAGACAGCATGA
- a CDS encoding uncharacterized protein (expressed protein), translating into MSSTTVVNMMSIKNIIHHEPQYNRPAWTTPFWPRLRDSLIEDPKLFNHLHLECGICLTGMSIFPHDHTFSPDEGLTPEKKMMSHRARILPCGHMLGNKCLHTMIDEALKDMEDGESPEIACPSCRVVFSPHSDCGHPHSGKFMPTTMEGVYAMPATLAEGGVLSHRCGECLAVEIISVVAVLAPVFTPPLDLTDRETLITYGTGANLHYWAVNLEESANVYDEFVREIPLGDALQRVCDEITERLVQNSKKRWYSEDFAGLKFKLMLQRDIRPRAMECWEAVEVLEDGEANFDLRLNLD; encoded by the coding sequence atgtcttccacAACCGTTGTCAACATGATGTCCATCAAAAACATCATCCACCACGAACCCCAATATAACAGACCTGCGTGGACCACACCCTTCTGGCCTCGTCTCAGAGACTCCCTCATCGAAGACCCGAAGCTCTtcaaccatcttcatctcgagTGCGGAATCTGTCTCACTGGCATGTCCATCTTTCCCCACGACCACACCTTCAGTCCCGATGAAGGCCTGACCCCTGAAAAGAAAATGATGTCCCACCGGGCTCGCATTTTACCCTGCGGTCACATGTTAGGAAACAAGTGTCTTCACACCATGATAGATGAAGCCTTGAAGGACATGGAAGACGGAGAATCCCCAGAGATCGCTTGCCCATCTTGCCGTGTCGTCTTCTCACCTCACAGCGACTGTGGGCATCCTCACTCAGGTAAGTTCATGCCAACCACCATGGAAGGCGTCTACGCAATGCCGGCTACACTCGCAGAGGGTGGAGTTCTGTCGCACAGGTGCGGCGAATGTCTAGCCGTGGAGATAATCTCTGTTGTCGCGGTTCTCGCTCCCGTATTCACACCCCCACTGGACCTCACAGACAGAGAGACGCTCATCACGTACGGCACTGGGGCGAATCTTCATTACTGGGCTGTAAACCTTGAAGAGAGCGCAAATGTCTACGATGAGTTTGTGCGGGAGATTCCTTTGGGAGACGCGTTGCAGCGGGTCTGTGATGAGATAACGGAGCGTCTGGTGCAGAATTCAAAAAAGAGATGGTACTCTGAGGACTTTGCAGGGCTCAAGTTCAAGCTCATGCTCCAGAGGGATATTCGTCCCAGAGCTATGGAATGTTGGGAAGCTGTCGAGGTTTTGGAAGACGGAGAAGCGAACTTTGACTTGAGATTGAATCTGGACTAG